One stretch of Patescibacteria group bacterium DNA includes these proteins:
- a CDS encoding NAD(P)-binding domain-containing protein, with protein MSKQITIIGCGNMGTAMAQMLAKGGHRVAIWCVEPAVLREIGKKRQNKKYLPDVKLDRKIWPASSLSAAQRGADAVLLAVPSRVVLDVLHRALRSIGKKTLIISVIKGLDPKSLRPVAEEILHFLPKDLKNNFVSMTGPAMAGEIARGFPTTVEIASLSPASSHEAKKILQTPEFKVHIIRDLRGAALCASLKNVYAILFGMAGALGQELNAKSELLKQIIEEMRRILPPLGGKSKTALSLSGLGDLLVTVMSSKSRNVTYGRLAVGRRRILSPAALGMKQTAEGYFAAPLFAKLFRKKKIRAPLAILVNDILQNKISPKKGLQKI; from the coding sequence ATGTCTAAACAAATTACCATCATCGGCTGCGGCAATATGGGCACCGCCATGGCGCAGATGCTCGCAAAGGGCGGACATCGCGTCGCGATTTGGTGCGTTGAACCCGCCGTTCTTCGGGAAATCGGCAAAAAAAGACAAAATAAGAAATATCTCCCCGACGTAAAACTTGACCGCAAGATTTGGCCGGCTTCAAGCCTCTCCGCAGCGCAGAGAGGCGCCGACGCCGTTCTCTTGGCCGTCCCATCCCGGGTTGTTTTGGACGTTCTTCATCGCGCTCTCCGATCCATCGGCAAAAAAACCTTAATCATTTCTGTCATCAAGGGCCTTGATCCTAAAAGCCTGCGCCCGGTTGCCGAAGAAATCCTGCACTTCCTTCCCAAGGATTTAAAAAATAACTTTGTAAGCATGACTGGTCCGGCCATGGCCGGTGAAATCGCCCGCGGATTTCCGACCACCGTGGAAATCGCATCATTGAGTCCGGCATCCAGCCACGAAGCGAAAAAAATTCTTCAAACTCCGGAATTCAAAGTGCACATTATCCGCGACCTACGCGGCGCCGCGCTCTGCGCTTCACTCAAAAATGTTTATGCCATCCTTTTCGGCATGGCCGGCGCGCTCGGCCAAGAGCTCAACGCCAAATCCGAACTTTTGAAACAAATTATTGAGGAGATGCGCCGCATTCTCCCTCCGCTCGGCGGCAAATCCAAAACCGCCCTCTCGCTCTCCGGTCTAGGCGATCTTCTGGTGACAGTCATGAGTTCAAAAAGCCGCAACGTCACCTACGGCCGGCTGGCGGTCGGACGGCGGAGAATCCTCTCCCCGGCCGCGCTCGGCATGAAACAAACCGCCGAAGGCTACTTCGCCGCCCCGCTTTTTGCCAAACTTTTCCGGAAGAAAAAAATCCGCGCCCCGCTCGCGATCCTGGTAAACGACATCCTGCAAAACAAAATCAGCCCGAAAAAGGGGCTGCAAAAAATATAA
- a CDS encoding VIT1/CCC1 transporter family protein: protein MAESSKKIREIVGRYIYQVVFGFQDSLVSTLGAIIGIAEGSRDRFVVILSGLVIIFVESLSMGLGTYISSKSEREVKEGMYPRRRFFARTEQSAEALDARRGLVMFVSYVIGGFLPLLPFFFMPVMAAIFPSILFTIVALFLLGALKTKFTGKLWWKSGLEIAVLCFAAIVVGYAVGRMAGEYLK from the coding sequence ATGGCCGAGTCATCCAAAAAAATACGCGAAATCGTTGGGAGGTACATTTATCAGGTTGTATTCGGTTTTCAGGACAGTCTGGTCTCAACGCTTGGCGCAATAATTGGCATCGCTGAAGGAAGCCGTGATCGGTTCGTGGTAATCCTCTCCGGTCTGGTGATTATTTTTGTGGAATCCCTTTCTATGGGTCTTGGGACTTATATTTCTTCAAAATCCGAACGCGAGGTAAAAGAGGGCATGTATCCGCGCCGCCGGTTTTTTGCGCGGACCGAGCAATCGGCCGAGGCGCTTGACGCGAGGCGCGGGCTCGTGATGTTTGTGTCTTATGTCATCGGCGGTTTCCTGCCTCTTCTGCCGTTTTTTTTCATGCCGGTCATGGCGGCAATTTTTCCGTCCATTCTGTTCACAATTGTTGCGCTTTTTTTGCTCGGCGCGCTGAAGACGAAATTCACGGGCAAATTGTGGTGGAAGAGCGGGTTGGAGATTGCGGTGCTTTGTTTTGCGGCAATCGTAGTGGGTTATGCCGTTGGCCGGATGGCGGGAGAATATTTGAAATAA
- a CDS encoding host attachment protein → MRIPQDLQQPGENTLLVVANTQTALIYANDGENIVLAKKIFFEKERASDKEGCAMRSARGPSGGRQIQGLDNVAPIADDDHLLIDHLCKTLDNELFTRFKNKEFEKWYLVAPDYIIKIVKNQMHPYLKKSLSKTLPQNLVRRGALEILKKIREK, encoded by the coding sequence ATGCGCATTCCTCAAGACCTGCAGCAGCCCGGCGAGAACACCCTTCTGGTCGTTGCCAACACGCAGACAGCTTTAATATACGCGAATGACGGCGAAAACATCGTGCTCGCCAAAAAAATATTTTTTGAAAAAGAACGCGCGAGCGATAAAGAAGGCTGCGCGATGAGGTCTGCCCGCGGCCCGAGCGGCGGCCGTCAAATCCAGGGACTCGACAACGTCGCACCCATCGCCGATGACGATCACCTACTCATCGACCATCTCTGCAAAACCCTGGACAATGAGCTCTTTACCCGCTTCAAAAATAAAGAATTTGAAAAATGGTATCTTGTCGCGCCGGATTATATAATAAAAATCGTCAAAAACCAGATGCATCCGTATCTTAAAAAATCGCTTTCAAAAACTCTTCCGCAAAATCTGGTGCGGCGCGGTGCCCTTGAAATCCTAAAAAAAATTCGTGAAAAATAA
- a CDS encoding slipin family protein, which yields MDILYWIVGVVLFVILISIRQIKQYERGVKFQLGKYKKVLEPGWRLVFPIFQGMQKVDIRVKATDVPFQEAITRDNVSTKINAVIYYKVKEAQKAIIEVEDFRYATSQLAQTTMRNVCGQMDLDELLSKREEASQKIRDIVEKLTDPWGIEVQSVDLKDITLPENMQRVIAKQAEAERERRAVVIKAEGEVSASENLRKAAETLAKSPGALHLRTLSTINDVSSDQSNTIVFAIPLEVLRAFETYNDKNKKAE from the coding sequence ATGGATATATTATATTGGATAGTCGGCGTAGTTCTTTTCGTGATTCTGATTTCAATCCGGCAGATAAAGCAGTATGAGCGCGGAGTGAAATTTCAGCTTGGCAAGTATAAAAAAGTCCTGGAGCCGGGATGGCGGCTGGTTTTTCCGATTTTTCAGGGCATGCAAAAAGTCGATATCCGCGTCAAAGCCACGGACGTGCCTTTTCAGGAAGCCATTACCCGTGATAATGTATCCACCAAGATAAACGCGGTTATATATTACAAAGTTAAAGAAGCGCAAAAGGCCATTATTGAAGTTGAAGATTTCCGCTACGCCACGTCGCAGCTCGCGCAGACCACGATGAGAAATGTCTGCGGCCAGATGGATTTGGACGAGCTTCTTTCAAAGCGCGAAGAGGCATCGCAAAAAATCAGGGACATTGTTGAAAAGCTAACTGATCCGTGGGGCATTGAAGTGCAGTCGGTCGATCTCAAAGATATCACCCTGCCGGAGAACATGCAGAGAGTGATCGCCAAGCAAGCCGAAGCCGAACGGGAGCGGCGCGCGGTGGTCATCAAGGCCGAGGGTGAAGTATCCGCCTCGGAGAATCTGCGCAAGGCGGCGGAGACGCTCGCCAAAAGTCCGGGCGCGCTTCATCTCCGGACGCTTTCCACGATCAACGATGTTTCTTCGGACCAGTCAAACACAATTGTCTTTGCGATTCCGCTTGAAGTCCTGCGTGCGTTTGAAACATACAACGATAAAAATAAAAAAGCGGAGTAA
- a CDS encoding tyrosine-type recombinase/integrase, protein MAKPTTKIQQLLGDFLDYLEIEKGRSRRTRANYEFYLQRFLDWAKIAKPEEITADRVRDFRLYLNRMEDKFKQPLSKSTQNYHLIALRAWLKYLAKRDIKTMPAEKIELAKMPDRQVDFLEGGDLDRLIEQPQKLKQPEIIAKRDRAILELLFSTGMRVSELVGLDIEDVNLDRDEFTVRGKGSKTRVVFLSNQAKFWLHEYLKKRNDAHPAFFVRHDRAKGAAAASEKDARLTPRSIQRLIERYSKAAGITKHVSPHTLRHSFATDLLMNGADIRSVQSMLGHSSITTTQIYTHITNKQLREVHQAFHGKQRRDD, encoded by the coding sequence ATGGCAAAGCCGACAACAAAAATTCAGCAGCTGCTTGGTGATTTTCTTGATTATCTTGAAATTGAAAAAGGCCGGAGCCGGCGGACGCGGGCGAATTACGAATTTTATCTTCAGAGATTTTTGGATTGGGCCAAGATCGCCAAGCCCGAGGAGATCACCGCCGACCGGGTGCGCGATTTCCGGCTTTATCTCAACCGGATGGAAGACAAATTTAAACAGCCGCTTTCCAAATCAACGCAGAATTATCATCTCATCGCGCTCCGCGCCTGGCTCAAGTATCTGGCCAAGCGGGACATCAAGACCATGCCGGCGGAAAAGATTGAGCTCGCGAAAATGCCGGACCGGCAGGTTGATTTTTTGGAAGGCGGAGATTTGGACCGCCTGATTGAGCAGCCGCAGAAATTAAAACAGCCGGAGATCATCGCCAAACGCGACCGCGCCATTCTTGAACTTTTATTTTCAACCGGCATGCGCGTTTCCGAGCTCGTGGGCCTGGATATTGAAGACGTGAATCTTGACCGCGATGAATTCACGGTTCGCGGCAAGGGTTCAAAGACGCGCGTGGTGTTTTTATCCAATCAGGCGAAATTTTGGCTCCATGAATATCTGAAAAAACGAAATGACGCGCATCCGGCGTTTTTTGTGCGTCACGACCGGGCCAAGGGCGCAGCGGCCGCGTCCGAAAAAGACGCGCGGCTCACGCCGCGGAGCATCCAGCGACTGATTGAGCGCTACAGCAAAGCCGCCGGCATTACCAAGCATGTATCGCCGCATACTCTGCGCCATTCGTTCGCCACGGATCTCTTGATGAACGGAGCGGACATCCGTTCGGTGCAGTCAATGCTCGGGCATTCGTCAATCACCACGACGCAGATATATACCCATATCACGAATAAGCAGCTCCGCGAGGTCCATCAGGCATTCCACGGAAAACAGCGGCGCGATGATTGA
- a CDS encoding lytic murein transglycosylase: MAYTEEHARAENLGLATGLGIIGLVILLGIVWGVGSLYAASQEWKHSFKTPTRQQTAAPRIAIAPPASTATSAFQDSRCIGNPWSQPAADAFGVPEPLLGCMHYAETRCGTGGLVEGGYQAVTAVKNLPRPVTNAQALAKIATHIGVPIEDMRSNRVGAMGPFQFVPATWLAYAADGDRDGIASPYDLADATFTTANHLAQAHAKRGNWAKVLHGWNRSHSPQVKKNIRNILACAGL, encoded by the coding sequence ATGGCCTACACCGAAGAGCACGCCCGCGCCGAAAACCTTGGTCTTGCGACCGGACTCGGTATCATCGGGCTCGTGATTCTCCTCGGCATCGTCTGGGGTGTCGGCAGCCTATACGCCGCCTCCCAGGAGTGGAAGCACTCATTCAAGACCCCGACCCGTCAGCAGACCGCGGCTCCCCGGATCGCCATCGCTCCCCCCGCCTCGACCGCCACCAGTGCTTTCCAGGATTCCCGTTGCATCGGCAACCCCTGGAGCCAGCCCGCCGCCGACGCATTCGGCGTCCCCGAGCCGCTCCTCGGATGCATGCACTACGCGGAGACCCGTTGCGGCACCGGCGGCCTAGTAGAAGGCGGCTATCAGGCAGTGACGGCCGTCAAGAATCTCCCCCGGCCCGTAACGAACGCTCAAGCGCTCGCCAAGATCGCGACTCACATCGGTGTTCCGATCGAAGACATGCGCTCCAACCGCGTCGGCGCCATGGGCCCGTTCCAATTCGTTCCCGCCACCTGGCTCGCTTACGCGGCCGACGGCGACCGCGACGGCATCGCGAGCCCCTACGATCTGGCGGATGCGACGTTCACCACCGCGAATCATCTTGCCCAAGCCCATGCCAAACGCGGCAACTGGGCCAAGGTGCTCCACGGCTGGAACCGGAGCCACAGTCCGCAGGTCAAGAAGAACATCCGTAACATTCTCGCCTGCGCCGGCCTCTAA
- the rpsO gene encoding 30S ribosomal protein S15, with the protein MLDKKKKEKIIEKFKTHETDTGSPQVQIAILTEEISELTEHLRDHKKDFSSRRGLIRKVGERRRLLKYLHREDPKAYEKLAEALKI; encoded by the coding sequence ATGCTTGATAAAAAGAAAAAAGAGAAAATCATTGAGAAATTTAAAACTCATGAGACCGACACCGGTTCTCCGCAGGTGCAAATCGCCATCCTCACCGAGGAAATCAGCGAGCTCACCGAGCATCTCCGGGACCATAAGAAGGATTTTTCTTCCCGCCGCGGCCTGATCCGCAAGGTCGGCGAGCGCCGGAGACTTCTCAAATATCTTCACCGCGAAGACCCGAAAGCATACGAAAAATTAGCTGAAGCGTTAAAAATATAG
- a CDS encoding NYN domain-containing protein, with protein sequence MIIRPDQRIGVFIDVQNLYYSARNLFGAKVNFGNIVTTAVGGRKLIRAIAYVVSTPSGEEKPFFEALYHLGIETREKELQEFFGGAKKADWDVGLAVDAIRIAELLDVVVLVSGDGDYCPLVEYLKGRGRQVEIAAFGETTSSRLKEMADEFIDLSKDPGNFLIRPKSANRRNQNPKSKTCLPAGKVQNPKFNNKY encoded by the coding sequence ATGATTATACGACCAGATCAGCGAATCGGCGTTTTCATTGATGTGCAGAATCTTTATTACTCGGCGCGCAATCTTTTCGGCGCCAAAGTGAATTTTGGAAATATCGTTACCACCGCGGTCGGCGGACGCAAACTCATCCGGGCAATCGCCTATGTGGTGAGCACGCCGTCCGGCGAAGAAAAACCATTCTTTGAAGCCTTATATCATCTGGGCATTGAAACCCGCGAAAAAGAATTGCAGGAATTTTTCGGCGGCGCGAAAAAAGCCGACTGGGATGTCGGCCTCGCGGTTGACGCCATCCGCATCGCCGAACTTCTTGACGTCGTGGTGCTGGTTTCCGGCGACGGCGATTACTGCCCGCTCGTGGAATATCTCAAGGGCCGCGGCCGCCAGGTTGAAATCGCGGCTTTCGGCGAAACAACTTCATCCCGCCTCAAAGAAATGGCCGACGAATTCATTGACTTGAGCAAAGACCCCGGCAACTTCCTGATCCGCCCGAAATCCGCAAATCGTCGCAATCAAAATCCAAAATCCAAAACCTGCCTGCCGGCAGGCAAGGTCCAAAATCCAAAATTTAATAATAAATATTAA